A region of the Patescibacteria group bacterium genome:
TTCCAAAATATGGACCTAGTATCCTAGAACCGACAAGTTCAAATATCATAACAACTGCACCACATACAAAAGTTACAATCTCCAAAATATATTTATTTATTTTCATATTATAAAAATAATTTATTATACTATAATAATATCATTTTTTTATAAAAACAAAAAAATGATTTCTAAAAATCATTTTTACTAGTAATTAATTATCAAGTATATAATAGATAAACCATAAAATTTTATAGTTTGGAAGAGTTGCATTGTATATAACAAGCAACCCTTCCAGATTTTAATCAATATCGATATATGTCACTATCAGAGTGCTTACTCTTTCGTGACCGCCCTCTATAATATTTTTTTGTATTTGTATTGAGATCTTTATTTATTAACCTCATTACAAATTTGATTAAAGAACGAATTATTCTCATTTTTCCTCCTTATTTTATTTATTTTCTACATAATTATAATATATTAGAATATATATATAATTTTATCAATATCAAAAACAGCCGTACTCATGTATTACACAAGTACGGCTTATTACTACAAAATTATCCAAATATAAAGATTATTGTAATGGAGCATATTACTCCAATAACAAAACCTAATATTACCTCTCTTTTTCTGTGAACTTTTTTTCCCTGACTTATTAATAGAAGAATCAACATAAAAATATCTGCCCATATTAGCACTATATTATGTTTTCCAATAATCACAAAAAAAGCAAGAAAAGCAGTTGATATTACACTAATAAGGCGCAAAGCATTTCTATACCAGTGTTCCAAGCTCATGCATCTTGGAAATAAAATATACAATATTGATGGTATTACAAGTGGCCAATTAGCCTTATTATGAAAGTTAATGAATAATAATGATGATAAAAATGTTGCGTGTCCAGAAATGATTCCACCATAAAGAGGTTCTCCACTTTTACGCACAATTTTAAAAAAAATGGATATTATAACTGGAACAATCAGACACATCAAATAAACAATACTCAGATCACTACTAATTTTATGATAAATATACATTGGATTTTGTATTGTTTTATCATAAAATATTCCCCAACCAATTATAATAGCTACTATTGTAAAACAAATAAGTTCTGTCCCAACAATACGCTTTTTTTCTACATTTTTTTGCTTATGGGCATATGAATAATTCATCGACAATATCATAGATATCGATACTGTAAGTAAAATATCATTCCATTCTCCTTTGTCGAGATTAAATAAAAACCCAAACAAAATAACCATAATAGCAATTAATAAACATGTAAGAAAAATCTTATTATTAAACATAAACTTAATAACAGAGTTAATCTCTTCTATTATTTCATTAAATATCTTATGAAACATAATTCCTCCTAAACTGATTTTTATACTACATATTATCATGTATTATAACTTTGTAAATAGACATATAAAAAAAATTAAATAATTCTTATATTTATTTAGAGTATGCTGTCATAAATGACACTAAAATTTAATAATTTTTTATTTGGATTCGATTATTGTATGACATATAAACTAATTTTTAAACAAGAAATCCTTTTAATTTTTTATTTACTAAAAATAAAAACACTTTTTAAAGGTGTTCCTTGTGGAGGATGAAGAGGATAAAATAGTAAAATTATTATAATCAATATATTAAAAAACAATATCTATATTTTTAATATTAAATTAAAAAGTATATTTTTTGCTGAAATACCTATTTAATCTTCTAATTTATTTAATTCTTCTAATTCACTCTCTAATTTTTCTATAGTTTCTCCTTCAATATCTTTCTCTGTAACTATAAGACCGAAAAAAAATCCACTTTTTTTACCTGATTGTAATAATTCTAACTTTGCCTTAGCAAAATCAATTTTATTTTCTTTCGAAGTTGCACCAACTTCCCAATTGAATTCTTTATTGTTCCTTCCTTCAATTTTTATAGGATCCTCAAAATTAACCATATTTTAAAATTAGTAATTATATTCAAATTATACCTCTAAAAATATTTTTATCAAACAAAATACTAAACCATTTACCTAAAAAATAGAATCGAATAGTAAATACATTAGGATCCTTGGATTATAGAAATATGCAAAAAATTCTCTTGACTTTTTTCTTTGAAATAAAATTCCAAAAATATTCATTATCCAAAATTTATATGTAAATAATATTTCTAACACTTATTCGCTAGTTTTAAAATCAAAAGAAAGACGTGCTAAAATATATGAAATAGTAGATTCAGCACCTTGATTTAAATTAATAAATTTTTTACCAATTCCATCATAACAACCTCCAGTTGTTCTGTCATACACAACTTGACCCAAAATATTATCTCCTAAAAACCAATTAAATGCTGTATTTGCAAATTTTCTATAAATATCTTTGTTTGTTAACATAAACATCTTATTGAAAGCCTGTACGGTGGATGCAGTATCCTCAGGCTGTTGATCAAAATAATGCCTTTTTTTATCTTTTATAAACCAACCATTTTGTCCAATAGGAATATATTTATCGTTTTTAAAAGTTTGATTTATTAAAAAATTAAAAGTTTTCTCAGCTATATCTAAATATTTTTTATCTTTTATTATACTATAACCAACAATTAATGCTTCTGATAAAACCGCGTTCGAATAAGTTAAATAGCCCTCAAACCATTCCCAGCTAAATGAATGACTACTTTCATATAAATAAACAAGCTTATCACAATTTTGTTTTAATATATCAAAAAACTTTTGATCTTTATATTCTAAAAATAGACAGTTGAGTGCTTTTACATAAAATGCTATGGAACGAGGTGAAGAAAAAGAAATATTTTTTTCAATACTTTTATTAATAATATTTTTTGCTTTTTCTTTTAAAAATAATGGTATCTGTTCAGTATTTAAAACAACAGAAAGTGCATATAATGCTCTAGCTGAGGGATCTTGTGAATCTTCTATAATATTTCTTTCCTCATCAATAATTCTTTTTTCATTAACATAATTATAAAAATAACCATCCGATTTGATTAGTCCTTCTATAAAATTTAAATATATAGCAATTAATTTTAATAAAAATTTATTTTGTGTCTTTTTATAATAAAAAGAAGTCGCTATTAAAGCTCTTGCATTGTCATCAAGCGTATATCCGGAAGACAAATCTGGTTCTGTTAATTCTGCAAACTGAATAATTCCAAAATCATCAGTTAATTTTATTATATGTTCAAACTTTATTGGTGGAAATTTTTTTTGTATATTTATTAAATCTGGCACAAACTTAGAAAAAAATTTCATATATGAATAAGCTACATTTTCCCATGTCATATGTCTAGTTCTAAAATAAGCATTTTTGCCAATTTGTAAAAACATTTTTTCTCCGCCTATTAATTCAAAAATTGCATTAGTAAAAGCTTGCGAATTTTTAAAATCGACCAATCTACCTACTTCATTTGTGATATCCTCTTTTGCCTGAGAAAAAGAAGTAGATATAACAGCTCGACCACTTCCTAAAGCATAAGACATTGTTCCTGAAACAGCTTGATTGGGATTTAAAGATGGAGAGATATAAATATCTGTAGCCTCTAACAACTTGAGAAGCTTGTCTATATCAAAATATTCATTATAAAAATGAACATTGTTTTCTAATTTAAGTTCATTAACTTTCTGCATTAAAAAATTTCTATATTTTTCCCCCTCTTGCTCTAAAATATTTGGATGAGTAATGCCTGATATAATAAATTTAACATTAGGAAATTTTTCAATAATCGGTGGCAAGGAATCAATTATATACTCAAGCCCTTTACCTGAACTTAAAAATCCAAAAGTTGACAAAACTAGTTTGCCTGAAAATCCAAAAATGGACTTGGCTTTTTTACCATCTGTATAAGGAACACTATGAATACCATGTGGTATAACTTTTATTTTTTCTGAATCTATTTTATAGTCCTTTATTAAAATTTCTTTTGATAATTTTGTCATAACTACTATACCTTTGGAATATCTATCTATCTCATAAATAACCATTTTCATTTTTTCATCTGGATTTGGGAGGACTGAATGAAAGGTAACTATTACTGGTTTTTTTATTTCCTTTAAAAAAAGAATAAGATTTGACCCATATTCTTCTCCAAAAATACCAAATTCATGTTGTATACTTATAAGCTTTATGCTTTTCAGTGAATTTAAATCTTTTGCTGTTTTTATATAATCCTCTTTATTAGACTGATTAATTTGAAAAATTACTTTGTTGGAATAATCTAAATTATGTATTTCTTTAACATTCATTGCAACAATTTTTGAATTAATAAATGGTGAAAACATTTTAT
Encoded here:
- a CDS encoding glycosyltransferase, whose amino-acid sequence is MELVQKKSSIAFLSTFPPRQCGIAVFTNDLRSAIDKMFSPFINSKIVAMNVKEIHNLDYSNKVIFQINQSNKEDYIKTAKDLNSLKSIKLISIQHEFGIFGEEYGSNLILFLKEIKKPVIVTFHSVLPNPDEKMKMVIYEIDRYSKGIVVMTKLSKEILIKDYKIDSEKIKVIPHGIHSVPYTDGKKAKSIFGFSGKLVLSTFGFLSSGKGLEYIIDSLPPIIEKFPNVKFIISGITHPNILEQEGEKYRNFLMQKVNELKLENNVHFYNEYFDIDKLLKLLEATDIYISPSLNPNQAVSGTMSYALGSGRAVISTSFSQAKEDITNEVGRLVDFKNSQAFTNAIFELIGGEKMFLQIGKNAYFRTRHMTWENVAYSYMKFFSKFVPDLINIQKKFPPIKFEHIIKLTDDFGIIQFAELTEPDLSSGYTLDDNARALIATSFYYKKTQNKFLLKLIAIYLNFIEGLIKSDGYFYNYVNEKRIIDEERNIIEDSQDPSARALYALSVVLNTEQIPLFLKEKAKNIINKSIEKNISFSSPRSIAFYVKALNCLFLEYKDQKFFDILKQNCDKLVYLYESSHSFSWEWFEGYLTYSNAVLSEALIVGYSIIKDKKYLDIAEKTFNFLINQTFKNDKYIPIGQNGWFIKDKKRHYFDQQPEDTASTVQAFNKMFMLTNKDIYRKFANTAFNWFLGDNILGQVVYDRTTGGCYDGIGKKFINLNQGAESTISYILARLSFDFKTSE